The following proteins are encoded in a genomic region of Magallana gigas chromosome 1, xbMagGiga1.1, whole genome shotgun sequence:
- the LOC105346358 gene encoding uncharacterized protein, whose protein sequence is METMSVQEVVVPMCRGLVGYTHTRLPNRFGHVTQSEVIPILDKAIERYWPFMDSDCHKNFRLTVCGTFLPKCSTGSNAIVLPCRETCFSAKRGCSQKLKQGGTKWPNRQLKCNRFRRKRQGSCLKAVPNHMAPAPLRYAYCEQNTFSACANLSLQIRTLPNMFLQSDERIIQLEMNQYEALLQSRCHDNLAFLLCGVFAPFCPNDQQPFVLPCRETCEEVEMACAEEFQRLYRGLPWPAKLQCHRYPSGSSQQACATPNDAAIA, encoded by the exons ATGGAGACGATGAGTGTTCAGGAGGTCGTGGTCCCCATGTGCCGGGGGTTGGTCGGCTACACACACACCCGTCTCCCCAATAGATTCGGTCACGTGACCCAGTCGGAGGTTATACCG ATTTTGGATAA gGCCATCGAGCGATACTGGCCGTTCATGGACAGCGACTGTCACAAGAACTTCCGGTTAACTGTATGCGGAACATTTCTCCCAAAATGCTCTACAGGAAGTAACGCCATTGTACTCCCATGCCGCGAGACTTGTTTCAGTGCCAAACGAGGCTGTAGCCAAAAGTTGAAACAGGGAGGAACAAAATGGCCGAACAGACAGCTTAAATGTAATCGCTTCCGACGAAAGAGGCAGGGCTCTTGCCTTAAAGCAGTGCCTAACCACATGGCGCCGGCGCCTCTGCGCTACGCCTACTGTGAACAAAATACGTTCAGTGCATGCGCTAATCTCTCTCTTCAGATTCGAACATTACCAAACATGTTTCTTCAGAGTGACGAACGAATTATTCAACTGGAAATGAATCAGTACGAAGCCTTGTTACAATCGCGTTGTCATGACAACTTAGCATTTCTGTTGTGTGGTGTTTTTGCGCCATTTTGTCCCAATGACCAGCAGCCCTTCGTTCTGCCTTGTCGTGAGACTTGTGAAGAAGTTGAAATGGCATGTGCAGAGGAGTTCCAAAGGTTGTACCGCGGTCTCCCATGGCCAGCAAAATTACAGTGCCATCGATATCCCTCAGGATCTTCCCAACAAGCGTGTGCGACACCGAATGACGCTGCGATTGCATAA